A window from Polynucleobacter sp. MWH-UH25E encodes these proteins:
- a CDS encoding class II aldolase/adducin family protein, whose product MKKILISCLLLGVTNTFAASVQEQMEQDPKVKAAIEELVIANHILYDQNAVDGYGHISVRNPANPNTFFLARSVAPSTVKVEDIIEFDMSGKALNGDTRVAYGERFIHSGILKNRPDLNSVIHGHAPPILPYGLTGTTLKPVYHMSSFLGEGAPIFEIRNFAKPNPDTDMFISNVELGNALSQTMGLQYFVLMRGHGYAAGGDSIKKAVFRAIYAIQNASIQSEAMKMGQVQYLTPGEASISQETIEKTIGRPWQLWTERVKKSQP is encoded by the coding sequence ATGAAAAAAATTCTGATTTCATGTCTGCTGCTTGGTGTTACGAATACCTTCGCGGCATCAGTGCAGGAGCAGATGGAGCAAGATCCAAAAGTAAAAGCTGCAATTGAAGAGTTAGTGATTGCGAATCACATTTTGTATGACCAAAATGCAGTTGATGGCTATGGACATATCAGTGTGCGTAACCCAGCCAATCCCAATACATTCTTTTTAGCCAGAAGCGTTGCCCCATCTACCGTCAAAGTTGAAGACATTATTGAGTTTGATATGAGCGGCAAAGCGCTTAATGGTGATACTAGAGTCGCGTATGGCGAGCGTTTTATTCATAGTGGTATTTTGAAGAATCGCCCTGACCTCAATTCTGTGATTCATGGTCATGCGCCACCCATCTTGCCCTATGGTTTGACTGGTACCACCTTAAAACCCGTGTATCACATGAGTTCTTTCTTGGGTGAAGGTGCGCCGATATTTGAGATTCGTAATTTCGCTAAGCCAAACCCCGATACGGATATGTTTATTAGTAATGTCGAGTTGGGTAATGCCTTATCGCAAACCATGGGCCTGCAATACTTTGTATTGATGCGTGGTCATGGCTATGCAGCAGGTGGTGACTCAATCAAAAAGGCTGTGTTTAGGGCGATTTATGCGATCCAGAATGCCAGTATTCAGTCTGAGGCGATGAAGATGGGGCAAGTGCAATATCTCACTCCCGGTGAAGCATCGATCTCACAAGAGACTATTGAAAAGACTATTGGTAGGCCATGGCAACTTTGGACTGAGCGTGTAAAAAAATCACAACCTTAA
- a CDS encoding cytochrome c5 family protein: MKFQHPLQLVATIFTLLSLSGIANAQSGENTYKQVCVNCHGTGVLNAPKFGDKAKWAPLIAEGQVTLTAHAYFGVRGMPPKGGNPNLSIEGFSDALVYMVNNLGGNWKSPDAKTIAAINKEIEARKAGMNKK, translated from the coding sequence ATGAAATTTCAGCATCCATTACAGCTTGTCGCGACAATATTTACTTTGCTTTCTCTGTCTGGAATAGCAAATGCACAGTCTGGCGAAAATACCTATAAGCAAGTATGTGTAAATTGCCACGGAACAGGTGTATTGAATGCGCCGAAGTTTGGCGATAAAGCAAAATGGGCGCCACTCATTGCGGAAGGGCAAGTAACTCTTACAGCTCATGCCTATTTTGGGGTGCGGGGTATGCCACCTAAAGGAGGTAATCCCAATTTAAGTATTGAGGGATTCTCAGACGCACTAGTCTATATGGTGAATAACTTGGGCGGAAATTGGAAGTCGCCAGATGCCAAAACTATTGCCGCGATCAATAAAGAGATTGAGGCTCGTAAAGCGGGAATGAATAAGAAGTAA